A window of Thermococcus aggregans contains these coding sequences:
- the dmpI gene encoding 4-oxalocrotonate tautomerase DmpI, whose translation MPTVIVEGPKADAETKRELVRRITEVVREVYKIQHVTVIIHENELENVGVDGELLSDVIKRRKG comes from the coding sequence ATGCCGACGGTAATAGTTGAAGGACCGAAGGCTGATGCGGAAACCAAAAGGGAGCTTGTTAGGAGAATAACCGAGGTCGTTAGGGAGGTTTACAAGATACAACACGTGACCGTGATAATCCACGAGAACGAGCTTGAGAATGTCGGTGTTGATGGTGAGCTTCTTTCAGACGTTATAAAAAGGAGGAAGGGTTAA